One window of Dermacentor albipictus isolate Rhodes 1998 colony chromosome 9, USDA_Dalb.pri_finalv2, whole genome shotgun sequence genomic DNA carries:
- the LOC135906480 gene encoding ubiquitin-conjugating enzyme E2 Z-like, translating to MITSNWDPLEYQHEVPTPQCLVRVKKDIAEFNAQPPARLFISPDEDDITKVHVLMLGAPGSPYEGGFFQFLLKFPQDYPLRPPRVRFLNTDGGRLRFHIHLYINGKVCVSTLGTGGGLCNWSPAQSLSSTLVSIQSLLSDNPYYDAFSQEKAPGDAEAYNVYIQHETLRVAVCDQVDAALREDAQCPPALRKVILESFLESYNKYEETVNARLHQTGTTLRDPLMNATKTAQYETLLTRLQSLKDESQKKKEAEAAAAAAAEAAAAAAAVVATDVNENL from the coding sequence ATGATTACTAGCAACTGGGACCCGCTGGAATACCAGCACGAGGTGCCGACCCCGCAGTGCTTGGTCAGGGTCAAGAAGGACATCGCCGAGTTCAACGCACAGCCGCCGGCGAGGCTCTTCATATCACCCGACGAAGACGACATCACCAAGGTCCACGTCCTCATGCTGGGAGCGCCGGGCTCGCCGTACGAAGGCGGGTTCTTCCAGTTCTTGCTCAAGTTCCCTCAAGATTACCCGCTGCGCCCGCCCCGCGTACGCTTCCTGAACACGGACGGCGGGAGACTGCGATTCCACATACACCTCTACATCAACGGCAAGGTATGCGTGTCCACCCTGGGCACGGGAGGCGGCCTGTGCAACTGGAGCCCTGCCCAGTCACTCTCGAGCACGCTCGTCTCGATCCAGTCTCTGCTGAGCGACAACCCGTACTACGACGCGTTCAGTCAGGAAAAGGCGCCGGGTGACGCGGAGGCCTACAACGTCTACATCCAGCACGAGACGCTCCGGGTGGCCGTGTGCGACCAAGTGGACGCGGCCCTCAGGGAGGACGCCCAGTGCCCGCCGGCCTTGAGGAAGGTCATCCTCGAGTCGTTCCTCGAGTCGTACAACAAGTACGAGGAGACGGTGAACGCGCGACTCCATCAGACCGGCACGACGCTTAGGGACCCGCTGATGAACGCGACCAAGACAGCGCAGTACGAGACGCTGCTGACACGATTGCAGAGCCTCAAGGACGAAAGCCAGAAGAAGAAGGAGGCagaagctgctgctgcagcggcTGCGGAGGCGGCAGCGGCTGCGGCAGCGGTTGTGGCTACTGATGTGAACGAAAACCTGTAA
- the LOC135906478 gene encoding calcium-activated chloride channel regulator 1-like, protein MRADCVPMGRCRCFLLYLSFAISLCSTESLSTAGQVHLLVAIHRNVREQDFFLENLQRFLTLASRQLREVTGRAWIDSVTVQVPSSWRRRRYYGELDADFYQVAQVRVVPSEDNVKPRMEVVQPLPCGMPGEMLIVPDAAIMHRQHTRPVSTAPDSLAPEHEFVHLWPRFRYGIFDEIGIPGSRRFPMAVTDNDTVFPVSLSKGLAGVLSLPDGTRCAVTPTGMVRPDCHLFLELKSKQTLMSLLRMPYAAATNPLTARYLPTQHNVLCQRRSTSEIIYAHEDFTLNREWNRPPSEPRFRFVRPRENATTRVVLLLDASEGMCRSGWMRQVHRSVSRFIQSRLPDGTQLALMALAGGEAHILANLTQLDARSRRALRLLVPFGCGRPGVHAVRALDRAVQLLKGAHIAGAIAVLVTHEAALGGKNETVAGPWDTGLIVSTVALGSRADPALELLAARMDGMSYWVPGDGDAYASLLDDALADAAQQLTQPDHREVIVRREELRVRGEHQVSFVVDAALGADSRVAIVGSAVEFLAVRVRDPDDELYHEASAECTKDVLRTQSVVFSFPSMKPGRWTVQVSPIVGSGRGETATSSVTLLVTSRGVRDKPAVLLRAQASASWVTYPAVASLHARLSRGNNVVLGASVWASVSRPRRRHVVITLYDDGIGADTSAGDGIYSAFFTDHSGAGRYHLAVRAAGDESNARATLPHVCRSSLADLARKPQNLMVLPKKAYRLIDLAEDTSAQDQWASQAPQAGEPCAMFERYVDAGSFQLVGYRERSPVGPGAISDLLVEASTVRGPRWTLELSWTAMGSHLDAGVVEHVELRCSRRGSELEENFRRAVQIQESDLLRGSLKPLAARKQHRVTVQVPARLFPPDGGAFTLYLAVRTQDVQGRESPLSNVARATHPGIGPPQSRPSADKPKPGNTARPIVLRPRPDFGQSDRLY, encoded by the coding sequence ATGCGAGCAGACTGCGTCCCAATGGGACGTTGCcggtgttttcttttgtatttgtcgTTTGCGATCAGCTTATGTAGCACCGAGAGTCTGAGCACCGCCGGCCAGGTGCACCTGCTAGTAGCCATACACAGGAACGTCCGGGAACAGGACTTCTTCCTCGAGAACCTGCAGCGGTTCCTAACTCTAGCCTCCCGGCAGCTGCGCGAGGTGACAGGGCGCGCATGGATAGACAGCGTGACGGTACAGGTTCCCAGTTCCTGGCGCCGCCGACGGTACTACGGGGAGCTGGACGCCGACTTCTACCAGGTCGCCCAGGTGCGCGTGGTGCCGTCCGAGGACAACGTGAAGCCGCGCATGGAAGTCGTGCAGCCTCTGCCTTGCGGGATGCCCGGCGAAATGCTTATCGTTCCGGACGCCGCCATCATGCACCGACAGCACACCCGGCCCGTCTCCACGGCACCCGACAGCCTTGCTCCCGAGCACGAGTTCGTGCATCTTTGGCCACGGTTCCGTTACGGAATATTCGACGAGATCGGTATTCCAGGCAGCAGGCGTTTTCCGATGGCGGTGACCGACAACGACACGGTGTTTCCGGTGAGCCTGTCGAAGGGCCTGGCGGGCGTGCTGTCCCTACCCGACGGGACCAGATGCGCGGTGACGCCGACGGGCATGGTTCGGCCCGATTGCCACTTGTTCCTCGAGCTCAAAAGCAAACAGACGCTGAtgagcttactgcggatgccttACGCGGCGGCCACCAACCCGCTCACGGCCAGGTACCTTCCGACGCAGCACAACGTCCTCTGTCAGCGGAGAAGTACGTCGGAGATCATCTACGCTCACGAAGACTTTACCTTAAACCGAGAGTGGAACCGCCCGCCGAGCGAGCCCCGTTTCCGGTTCGTGCGGCCGCGGGAGAACGCCACCACTCGCGTCGTGCTCCTACTGGACGCCTCGGAAGGGATGTGCCGCTCAGGCTGGATGCGTCAGGTGCACCGGTCCGTGTCCCGCTTCATCCAGTCTCGGTTGCCGGACGGCACGCAGCTTGCGCTGATGGCGCTCGCCGGAGGCGAGGCTCACATCCTCGCCAACCTGACGCAGCTTGATGCGCGCTCCAGGAGGGCTCTCAGACTTCTCGTTCCTTTCGGCTGCGGCCGGCCGGGTGTGCATGCAGTCAGAGCACTCGATCGCGCCGTCCAGCTGCTGAAAGGCGCCCACATTGCGGGAGCCATCGCGGTGCTTGTCACGCACGAAGCAGCGTTGGGAGGGAAGAATGAGACTGTAGCCGGACCCTGGGACACGGGATTGATCGTTAGCACTGTGGCGCTGGGTTCGCGCGCCGACCCGGCGTTGGAGCTGCTCGCCGCCAGAATGGACGGCATGAGCTACTGGGTTCCCGGCGACGGGGACGCTTACGCCAGTCTCCTGGACGATGCCCTTGCCGACGCGGCGCAGCAGCTTACCCAGCCCGACCACCGGGAGGTCATCGTGCGCCGGGAGGAGCTACGGGTGCGCGGCGAGCACCAGGTGTCCTTCGTCGTCGACGCCGCGCTGGGCGCGGACAGCCGCGTGGCGATAGTGGGGAGCGCGGTCGAGTTCCTCGCCGTGCGCGTTCGCGACCCGGATGACGAGTTGTACCACGAGGCGAGCGCCGAGTGCACCAAGGACGTGCTGCGGACGCAGTCCGTGGTCTTCTCTTTCCCGTCAATGAAACCTGGCCGATGGACTGTTCAAGTGTCGCCTATCGTCGGCAGTGGCCGAGGCGAGACGGCGACATCCAGCGTGACGCTGTTGGTGACGTCACGCGGCGTGCGGGACAAGCCGGCGGTACTGCTACGTGCGCAGGCGTCGGCGTCGTGGGTCACTTACCCGGCGGTCGCCAGCCTGCACGCGCGCCTCTCCAGAGGGAACAACGTGGTCCTCGGAGCCTCGGTGTGGGCCTCGGTGAGCCGGCCCCGCCGGAGACACGTGGTCATCACTCTTTACGACGACGGCATCGGCGCGGACACGAGCGCCGGCGACGGCATCTACTCGGCCTTCTTCACTGACCACTCGGGCGCGGGGCGGTACCATCTCGCGGTACGCGCTGCGGGCGACGAGAGCAACGCTCGCGCCACGCTGCCCCACGTCTGCCGCAGCTCGCTCGCCGACCTGGCGCGAAAGCCACAGAATCTGATGGTGCTGCCCAAGAAGGCGTACCGCTTGATCGACCTGGCCGAGGACACCAGCGCCCAGGACCAGTGGGCGTCCCAGGCTCCCCAGGCAGGCGAGCCCTGTGCCATGTTCGAGCGGTACGTGGACGCGGGCTCCTTCCAGCTGGTCGGCTACCGCGAGCGCAGTCCCGTCGGTCCAGGCGCCATCTCCGACCTGCTGGTCGAAGCGTCCACGGTGCGGGGTCCGCGGTGGACGCTGGAGCTCTCGTGGACGGCCATGGGCTCGCACTTGGACGCCGGCGTCGTGGAGCACGTGGAGCTGCGGTGCAGTCGACGCGGGAGCGAGCTGGAGGAGAACTTCCGGCGCGCCGTTCAGATCCAGGAGTCGGACCTCCTGCGGGGCAGCCTGAAGCCGCTGGCAGCGCGTAAGCAACACCGCGTCACCGTGCAGGTACCGGCCCGCCTGTTTCCGCCGGACGGTGGTGCCTTCACCTTGTACCTGGCAGTGCGCACCCAGGACGTGCAAGGTCGCGAGTCGCCGCTGTCCAACGTGGCGAGAGCTACGCACCCCGGCATAGGGCCGCCGCAAAGCCGACCGAGcgcggacaagccgaagccgggAAATACAGCGAGGCCCATTGTTCTGCGACCGAGACCCGACTTCGGTCAATCCGATCGCCTTTATTAG